In Longimicrobium sp., one DNA window encodes the following:
- a CDS encoding GNAT family N-acetyltransferase — protein MSTQSSQPTLTTPRLVLRPFRPEDADRVQEIVSEREIAANTLHIPHPYPDGMAAEWIATHPAKWERGEGAIFAAARREDGRVVGAMGLDVEPPHRRAELGYWVAKPFWNLGYATEGARGVMAFGFHALGLHRIQATHYARNPQSGAVMRKLGMRHEGSLREHIFKWGVFEDIEVYGILRDEFEG, from the coding sequence ATGTCCACCCAGTCCTCCCAGCCCACCCTCACCACGCCGCGCCTGGTGCTGCGCCCCTTCCGCCCGGAGGACGCGGACCGGGTGCAAGAGATCGTCTCGGAGCGCGAAATCGCCGCGAACACGCTGCACATCCCGCATCCCTACCCGGACGGGATGGCGGCGGAGTGGATCGCCACGCACCCCGCCAAGTGGGAGCGCGGCGAGGGCGCCATCTTCGCCGCGGCGCGGCGCGAGGACGGACGGGTGGTGGGGGCGATGGGCCTCGACGTGGAGCCGCCGCACCGCCGCGCCGAGCTGGGCTACTGGGTGGCGAAGCCGTTCTGGAACCTGGGGTACGCCACGGAGGGCGCGCGGGGCGTGATGGCGTTCGGCTTCCACGCGCTGGGGCTGCACCGCATCCAGGCCACGCACTACGCGCGCAACCCGCAGTCCGGCGCCGTCATGCGCAAGCTGGGGATGCGCCACGAGGGGAGCCTGCGCGAGCACATCTTCAAGTGGGGCGTGTTCGAGGACATCGAGGTCTACGGGATACTCAGGGACGAGTTCGAGGGGTGA